Proteins from a genomic interval of Kitasatospora kifunensis:
- a CDS encoding ABC transporter substrate-binding protein: protein MRRSRTLALAAVVATTALVVSGCSSSKSSGGGGTVAGADAATKGIVNASDQKGGTVTYEMKGTPDSLDPGNTYYAYIWNFSRLYARPLTTFVPGPGSTGDKLGADLATGLGQVSDNGLTWTYHLKAGLKYDDGTAITSKDVKYAVERSNFAPTVNSNGPTYFQELLVDNSTPYKGPYADPTGGLNSIQTPDDTTIVFHLQHPFADFDYLVSAPQTAPVPQPKDDGAGYVKHIVSSGSYKFQSYDDGKDATLVPNPNWDQSSDPIRKQLADKIVLKMNMDQNTIDQDLIAGNAQVDLVGGGVDPQTQAKLLLDPKLKAQTDNAFGGRLAYLALNSQVAPLNNVDCRKAVQYAIDKVSVQTAQGGPVRGAIATSILPPDIPGHQDINPYPSDGNKGDVAKAKQELAACGHPDGFSTTIIARSERDTEVSAATSIQAALAKVGIKLNIQQYPQGKYFSDYAGVPDFINKNGVGMMMMQWAADWPTGFGFLQQIVDGRAIKASGNSNLSQLDDPAVNKLIDDAASNTDPAAREKDYAAIDAQVMSDAVIVPLTDYKVFLYRPTSNTNVVSTSAYDGEYDYLNIGTTTK, encoded by the coding sequence ATGCGCCGATCTCGTACCCTCGCTCTGGCCGCGGTGGTCGCCACCACCGCGCTGGTGGTGAGCGGCTGCTCCAGTAGTAAGTCCTCCGGTGGCGGCGGCACCGTCGCGGGGGCGGATGCCGCCACCAAGGGCATCGTGAACGCCTCGGACCAGAAGGGCGGCACGGTCACCTACGAGATGAAGGGCACCCCGGACTCCCTGGATCCGGGCAACACCTACTACGCCTACATCTGGAACTTCTCGCGCCTGTACGCCCGTCCGCTCACCACCTTCGTCCCGGGCCCGGGCAGCACCGGCGACAAGCTGGGCGCGGACCTGGCCACCGGCCTCGGCCAGGTCAGTGACAACGGCCTGACCTGGACCTACCACCTGAAGGCGGGCCTGAAGTACGACGACGGCACCGCGATCACCTCCAAGGACGTCAAGTACGCCGTGGAGCGCAGCAACTTCGCGCCCACCGTGAACTCCAACGGCCCGACCTACTTCCAGGAACTGCTGGTCGACAACTCCACGCCGTACAAGGGCCCGTACGCCGACCCGACCGGCGGCCTGAACTCGATCCAGACCCCGGACGACACCACCATCGTCTTCCACCTGCAGCACCCGTTCGCGGACTTCGACTACCTGGTCAGCGCCCCGCAGACGGCCCCGGTGCCGCAGCCCAAGGACGACGGCGCCGGCTACGTCAAGCACATCGTCTCCAGCGGCTCGTACAAGTTCCAGTCGTACGACGACGGCAAGGACGCCACGCTGGTGCCCAACCCCAACTGGGACCAGTCCAGCGATCCGATCCGCAAGCAGCTCGCGGACAAGATCGTGCTGAAGATGAACATGGACCAGAACACCATCGACCAGGACCTGATCGCGGGCAACGCCCAGGTCGACCTGGTCGGCGGCGGCGTCGACCCGCAGACCCAGGCCAAGCTGCTGCTCGACCCCAAGCTGAAGGCACAGACCGACAACGCCTTCGGCGGCCGGCTCGCCTACCTGGCGCTGAACAGCCAGGTCGCGCCGCTGAACAACGTGGACTGCCGCAAGGCCGTCCAGTACGCGATCGACAAGGTCTCGGTGCAGACCGCCCAGGGCGGCCCGGTCCGCGGTGCGATCGCCACCAGCATCCTGCCGCCGGACATCCCGGGCCACCAGGACATCAACCCCTACCCGTCCGACGGGAACAAGGGCGACGTCGCCAAGGCCAAGCAGGAGTTGGCGGCCTGCGGGCACCCGGACGGCTTCAGCACCACCATCATCGCCCGTAGCGAGCGAGACACCGAGGTGTCGGCGGCGACCTCCATCCAGGCGGCGCTGGCCAAGGTCGGCATCAAGTTGAACATCCAGCAGTACCCGCAGGGCAAGTACTTCTCCGACTACGCGGGCGTGCCGGACTTCATCAACAAGAACGGCGTCGGCATGATGATGATGCAGTGGGCGGCCGACTGGCCCACCGGCTTCGGCTTCCTGCAGCAGATCGTCGACGGACGCGCGATCAAGGCCTCCGGCAACAGCAACCTCTCGCAGCTCGACGACCCGGCCGTGAACAAGCTGATCGACGACGCCGCGAGCAACACCGACCCCGCGGCCCGTGAGAAGGACTACGCGGCCATCGACGCGCAGGTCATGAGCGATGCGGTCATCGTGCCGCTGACCGACTACAAGGTCTTCCTGTACCGGCCGACCAGCAACACCAACGTCGTCTCCACCTCGGCCTACGACGGTGAGTACGACTACCTCAACATCGGTACCACCACCAAGTAA
- a CDS encoding ABC transporter permease: protein MTTPIDTTPAAPGEPAATASAGPASIEGRSLGRIAWLRFRRDKAAVAGGVVVILLVLLAVLAKPIESVFGLSPDALHQDLLDPNLGSLPIGSFGGMSASHPLGVDPLQGRDLLSRIIEGSWVSLLVAFGATVLSNTIGTVLGVMAGYYGGWVDTVISRIMDTFLAFPLLLFAISISASLQGGAFGLHGLPLHLAVLIFVIGFFNWPYMGRIVRGQTLSLREREFVFAARSLGARGPFILFKELLPNLVGPILVYSTLLIPTNILFEAALSFLGVGIQPPQASWGGMLNDAIKYYQVDPEYMVVPGLAIFITVLAFNLLGDGLRDALDPRSN, encoded by the coding sequence ATGACCACACCCATCGACACCACCCCGGCCGCCCCGGGTGAGCCCGCGGCAACCGCCTCCGCCGGGCCGGCCTCGATCGAGGGCCGCTCGCTCGGCCGCATCGCCTGGCTGCGCTTCCGGCGCGACAAGGCCGCCGTCGCAGGCGGCGTGGTGGTCATCCTGCTGGTCCTGCTGGCCGTCCTGGCCAAGCCGATCGAATCGGTCTTCGGCCTCAGTCCCGATGCGTTGCACCAGGATCTGCTGGACCCCAACCTCGGTAGCCTGCCGATCGGTTCGTTCGGCGGGATGAGCGCGAGCCACCCGCTGGGCGTCGACCCGCTGCAGGGCCGCGACCTGCTCTCCCGGATCATCGAGGGCTCCTGGGTGTCGCTCCTGGTGGCCTTCGGCGCGACCGTGCTGTCCAACACCATCGGCACCGTGCTCGGGGTGATGGCCGGCTACTACGGCGGCTGGGTGGACACCGTGATCAGTCGGATCATGGACACCTTCCTGGCCTTCCCGCTGCTGCTCTTCGCGATCTCCATCTCGGCCTCGCTGCAGGGCGGCGCGTTCGGACTGCACGGTCTTCCGCTGCACCTGGCCGTGCTGATCTTCGTGATCGGCTTCTTCAACTGGCCCTACATGGGCCGGATCGTGCGCGGTCAGACGCTCTCGCTGCGCGAGCGGGAGTTCGTCTTCGCGGCTCGCAGCCTGGGCGCCCGCGGTCCGTTCATCCTGTTCAAGGAGCTGCTGCCCAACCTGGTCGGCCCGATCCTGGTCTACTCGACCCTGCTGATCCCGACCAACATCCTCTTCGAGGCGGCGCTGAGCTTCCTCGGCGTCGGTATCCAGCCGCCGCAGGCGAGTTGGGGTGGGATGCTCAACGACGCGATCAAGTACTACCAGGTGGACCCGGAGTACATGGTGGTCCCGGGCCTGGCGATCTTCATCACCGTGCTCGCCTTCAACCTGCTCGGCGACGGGCTGCGCGACGCGCTCGACCCGCGCAGCAACTGA
- a CDS encoding enhanced serine sensitivity protein SseB C-terminal domain-containing protein, giving the protein MTTGAAGGGAGPWGPAPGADPGALERALGEVAPDRWEAYEQLLRELAAGRVWMLLWHGTPGSPDAQYGNMDIGGHGYAPAVTSPGQLAASGWARAHEVISGREIADALYRTRWGLWLNPHAPGGGVGVPWADLRRVVAGLDRLPAGPLRLTEPQLPGTERFYALLEQQAPSVRPVRALRRAWVQPVVGEAYLAIGLELYDTSPPAVEAVRALMQRAIAQAPPGLAVSTVAMSDEYDPVALWLRANTRPFYHREATPAPYPQATPAPYPAAYPQPAYPQAPYGGSLPPQQGWPQQPWTGR; this is encoded by the coding sequence GTGACGACGGGAGCGGCGGGCGGTGGAGCGGGGCCGTGGGGCCCGGCCCCCGGTGCGGACCCGGGCGCCCTGGAGCGGGCCTTGGGCGAGGTCGCCCCGGACCGCTGGGAGGCGTACGAGCAGTTGCTGCGCGAGCTCGCCGCGGGCCGGGTCTGGATGCTGCTGTGGCACGGCACCCCCGGTAGCCCGGACGCCCAGTACGGGAACATGGACATCGGCGGCCACGGCTACGCGCCGGCCGTCACCTCGCCCGGCCAACTGGCCGCCAGCGGCTGGGCGCGCGCCCACGAGGTGATCTCGGGACGGGAGATCGCGGACGCGCTCTACCGCACCCGCTGGGGGCTGTGGCTCAACCCGCACGCGCCCGGCGGTGGGGTCGGCGTGCCCTGGGCGGACCTGCGCCGGGTGGTGGCCGGACTGGACCGACTGCCGGCCGGGCCACTGCGGTTGACCGAGCCGCAGCTGCCGGGCACCGAGCGGTTCTACGCGCTGCTGGAGCAGCAGGCGCCTTCGGTGCGCCCGGTGCGGGCGCTGCGCCGGGCCTGGGTGCAGCCGGTGGTGGGCGAGGCGTATCTGGCGATCGGCCTGGAGTTGTACGACACTTCGCCGCCGGCCGTGGAGGCGGTGCGGGCACTGATGCAGCGGGCGATCGCGCAGGCGCCGCCCGGACTCGCGGTCTCCACGGTCGCGATGAGCGACGAGTACGACCCGGTGGCGCTGTGGCTGCGCGCCAACACCCGGCCGTTCTACCACCGCGAGGCGACCCCGGCGCCCTACCCGCAGGCGACCCCCGCGCCCTACCCGGCGGCGTACCCGCAGCCGGCCTATCCGCAGGCGCCGTACGGCGGTTCGCTGCCGCCGCAGCAGGGTTGGCCGCAACAGCCCTGGACCGGACGCTGA
- a CDS encoding enhanced serine sensitivity protein SseB C-terminal domain-containing protein, producing MGTEGYAATAAGWTEPGQAPAGSGWPANELERVLSAAIGDPGATPRVIEVLARSQVWIPLPVGGDPGGTALDLPTIELAGAPYVPVFSSEEQFVRHAPGLSCAVAPAWEFARGLPLGIGIAVNPQAPVGIPVPPAGVGELRRGPREGRWEVAGNGAGVPEGARVAMREPEPAEEPMAFLHAVCAELAVLGGVLTARRALASVEGAPTVLYVGVQLDPLAPADPVEVNAALGRALGAAPLPGGVHMVLLDLAADPVVDWLLQRVAPFYVRG from the coding sequence ATGGGAACAGAGGGGTACGCCGCGACGGCGGCGGGGTGGACGGAGCCCGGTCAGGCGCCGGCCGGCAGCGGCTGGCCCGCCAACGAACTGGAGCGGGTGCTCTCCGCGGCCATCGGCGACCCCGGCGCGACGCCCCGGGTGATCGAGGTGCTGGCGCGCAGCCAGGTCTGGATCCCGCTGCCGGTCGGCGGCGATCCGGGCGGCACCGCGCTCGACCTGCCGACCATCGAGCTGGCCGGCGCGCCCTATGTACCGGTCTTCTCCTCCGAGGAGCAGTTCGTCCGGCACGCCCCGGGACTGTCCTGCGCCGTCGCGCCGGCCTGGGAGTTCGCCCGCGGCCTGCCGCTGGGCATCGGCATCGCGGTCAACCCGCAGGCGCCGGTGGGCATCCCGGTGCCGCCTGCGGGGGTCGGCGAGCTGCGGCGCGGGCCGCGCGAGGGGCGCTGGGAGGTCGCCGGGAACGGCGCGGGCGTGCCCGAGGGCGCCCGGGTGGCGATGCGTGAGCCGGAGCCCGCGGAGGAGCCGATGGCTTTCCTGCACGCGGTGTGCGCGGAGCTCGCGGTGCTGGGCGGGGTGTTGACGGCCCGTCGGGCGCTGGCCTCGGTGGAGGGCGCGCCGACCGTGCTCTACGTGGGCGTCCAACTCGACCCGCTCGCGCCCGCCGACCCGGTGGAGGTCAATGCCGCGCTCGGGCGGGCGCTCGGGGCCGCGCCACTGCCCGGCGGGGTGCACATGGTGCTGCTGGACCTGGCGGCCGACCCGGTGGTGGATTGGCTGCTGCAGCGGGTAGCACCCTTCTACGTGCGGGGCTGA
- the gcvT gene encoding glycine cleavage system aminomethyltransferase GcvT: MSPRLTALDALHRALGATMTDFAGWDMPLRYGSEREEHLAVRTKAGLFDLSHMGEITVSGPQAGELLDHALVGFISALGVLRARYTMICREDGGILDDLIVYRTAEHEFMVVANASNAQVVLDALTERAAGFDAVVRDDRDAYALLAVQGPEANDILASLTEADLPALKYYALLPATVAGKQVWLARTGYTGEDGFEIFCAPADAEHLWQALTEAGAPRGLVPAGLSCRDTLRLEAGMPLYGHELDTSLTPFDAGLGRVVRFDKTTNGGEFVGRKALEAAAAQAESNPPRKLVGLVSEGKRVPRAEYAVVSAAAEGESTVIGRITSGAPSPTLGKPIAIAYVDAAFAAPGATVAVDVRGKHEPVEVVALPFYKRAR, encoded by the coding sequence ATGTCCCCTCGCCTGACCGCGCTCGACGCGCTGCACCGTGCCCTGGGCGCGACCATGACCGATTTCGCCGGCTGGGACATGCCGCTGCGCTACGGCAGCGAGCGCGAGGAGCACCTCGCGGTCCGTACCAAGGCCGGTCTCTTCGACCTCTCGCACATGGGCGAGATCACCGTCAGCGGCCCGCAGGCCGGCGAGTTGCTCGACCACGCGCTGGTCGGCTTCATCTCCGCGCTCGGCGTGCTGCGTGCCCGCTACACGATGATCTGCCGCGAGGACGGCGGGATCCTGGACGACCTGATCGTCTACCGGACCGCCGAGCACGAGTTCATGGTGGTCGCCAACGCCTCCAACGCCCAGGTGGTGCTGGACGCGCTGACCGAGCGCGCGGCCGGCTTCGACGCCGTGGTGCGCGACGACCGCGACGCCTACGCGCTGCTCGCCGTCCAGGGCCCCGAGGCGAACGACATCCTCGCCTCGCTCACCGAGGCCGACCTGCCGGCTCTGAAGTACTACGCGCTGCTGCCCGCCACCGTGGCCGGCAAGCAGGTCTGGCTGGCCCGCACCGGCTACACCGGCGAGGACGGCTTCGAGATCTTCTGCGCCCCCGCCGACGCCGAGCACCTGTGGCAGGCGCTGACCGAGGCCGGCGCCCCGCGCGGCCTGGTCCCGGCCGGCCTGTCCTGCCGCGACACGCTGCGCCTGGAGGCCGGCATGCCGCTCTACGGGCACGAGCTGGACACCTCGCTGACCCCCTTCGACGCGGGCCTGGGCCGGGTGGTGCGGTTCGACAAGACCACCAACGGCGGCGAGTTCGTCGGCCGCAAGGCGCTGGAGGCCGCGGCCGCCCAGGCCGAGAGCAACCCCCCGCGCAAGCTGGTCGGCCTGGTCTCCGAGGGCAAGCGGGTGCCGCGCGCCGAGTACGCGGTGGTCAGCGCCGCAGCCGAGGGCGAGTCCACCGTGATCGGCCGGATCACCTCCGGCGCGCCCTCCCCCACGCTCGGCAAGCCGATCGCCATCGCGTACGTGGACGCCGCCTTCGCGGCCCCCGGCGCCACCGTCGCGGTGGACGTGCGCGGCAAGCACGAGCCGGTCGAGGTCGTCGCGCTGCCGTTCTACAAGCGCGCCCGCTGA
- the gcvH gene encoding glycine cleavage system protein GcvH: MSNPQHLQYSKDHEWLTAADADGVSTVGITEHAATALGDIVYVQLPAVGDIVTAGETCGELESTKSVSDLYSPASGEVTEVNEAVTDEPGLVNSAAFEGGWLFKLKVSEAPADLLSADEYSEFTKS; the protein is encoded by the coding sequence ATGAGCAACCCGCAGCACCTGCAGTACAGCAAGGACCACGAGTGGCTGACCGCCGCCGACGCGGACGGTGTGTCCACCGTCGGGATCACCGAGCACGCGGCCACCGCCCTCGGTGACATCGTCTACGTCCAGCTGCCCGCCGTCGGCGACATCGTCACCGCCGGCGAGACCTGCGGCGAGCTCGAGTCCACCAAGTCGGTCAGCGACCTCTACTCCCCCGCCAGCGGCGAGGTCACCGAGGTCAACGAGGCCGTCACCGACGAGCCCGGCCTGGTCAACTCGGCTGCCTTCGAAGGCGGCTGGCTCTTCAAGCTGAAGGTCTCCGAGGCTCCGGCGGACCTGCTGAGCGCCGACGAGTACTCCGAGTTCACCAAGTCCTGA
- the glyA gene encoding serine hydroxymethyltransferase, with amino-acid sequence MTVLNQSLHALDPEIAAAVDAELHRQQSTLEMIASENFAPVAVMEAQGSVLTNKYAEGYPGRRYYGGCEHVDVVEQIAIDRIKALFGAEAANVQPHSGAQANAAAMFALIQPGDTILGLNLAHGGHLTHGMKINFSGKLYNVVAYHVDAQTNLVDMEEVERLAKEHQPKLIIAGWSAYPRQLDFAAFRRIADEVGALLMVDMAHFAGLVAAGLHPSPVPYADVVTTTTHKTLGGPRGGVILSKAEWAKKINSAVFPGQQGGPLEHVIAGKAVAFKVAASPEFKERQERTLEGAKILAARLLQEDAKAAGVSVLSGGTDVHLVLVDLRHSELDGQQAEDRLHEVGITVNRNAVPNDPRPPMVTSGLRIGTPALATRGFQAEDFREVADIIAEALLPAFDEAKATALKARVTALAEKYPLYPEL; translated from the coding sequence ATGACGGTTCTCAACCAGTCCCTGCACGCACTCGACCCCGAGATCGCCGCCGCGGTCGACGCCGAGCTGCACCGCCAGCAGTCCACCCTCGAGATGATCGCTTCCGAGAACTTCGCCCCGGTGGCGGTCATGGAGGCCCAGGGGTCGGTGCTGACCAACAAGTACGCCGAGGGCTACCCCGGCCGCCGCTACTACGGCGGCTGCGAGCACGTCGACGTGGTCGAGCAGATCGCCATCGACCGGATCAAGGCGCTGTTCGGCGCCGAGGCAGCCAACGTGCAGCCGCACTCCGGCGCGCAGGCCAACGCCGCCGCGATGTTCGCGCTGATCCAGCCGGGCGACACCATCCTGGGCCTGAACCTGGCCCACGGCGGGCACCTGACCCACGGCATGAAGATCAACTTCTCCGGCAAGCTCTACAACGTGGTGGCCTACCACGTGGACGCGCAGACCAACCTGGTCGACATGGAGGAGGTCGAGCGCCTGGCCAAGGAGCACCAGCCCAAGCTGATCATCGCCGGCTGGTCCGCCTACCCGCGCCAGCTCGACTTCGCCGCCTTCCGCCGGATCGCCGACGAGGTCGGCGCGCTGCTGATGGTGGACATGGCCCACTTCGCCGGCCTGGTGGCCGCGGGCCTGCACCCGTCCCCGGTGCCGTACGCGGACGTGGTCACCACCACCACCCACAAGACCCTGGGCGGCCCGCGCGGCGGGGTCATCCTCTCCAAGGCCGAGTGGGCCAAGAAGATCAACTCCGCGGTCTTCCCCGGCCAGCAGGGCGGCCCGCTGGAGCACGTGATCGCCGGCAAGGCGGTCGCCTTCAAGGTCGCGGCCTCCCCCGAGTTCAAGGAGCGCCAGGAGCGCACCCTGGAGGGCGCCAAGATCCTGGCCGCCCGCCTGCTCCAGGAGGACGCCAAGGCGGCCGGCGTCTCGGTGCTGTCCGGCGGCACCGACGTCCACCTGGTCCTGGTGGACCTGCGCCACAGCGAGCTGGACGGCCAGCAGGCCGAGGACCGCCTGCACGAGGTCGGCATCACGGTCAACCGCAACGCCGTCCCGAACGACCCTCGCCCGCCGATGGTCACCTCGGGCCTGCGGATCGGCACCCCGGCGCTGGCCACCCGCGGCTTCCAGGCGGAGGACTTCCGCGAGGTCGCCGACATCATCGCCGAGGCGCTGCTGCCCGCCTTCGACGAGGCCAAGGCCACCGCCCTCAAGGCCCGGGTCACCGCGCTGGCCGAGAAGTACCCGCTCTACCCCGAGCTGTAG
- a CDS encoding L-serine ammonia-lyase — translation MAISVFDLFSIGIGPSSSHTVGPMRAARMFARRLRSEDVLDQVATVKAELFGSLGATGHGHGTPKAVLLGLEGNSPRTVDVAKADLDVARINESKRLSLLGTHPISFDPDLQLVLHRRRSLPYHANGMTLVAHDEAGNELLAKTYYSVGGGFVVDEDAIGADRVVPDDTVLRYPFRTGEELLRHTRETGLSISGLMLENEKAWRTEQEIRTGLLEIWGVMQECVSAGMSREGILPGGLKVRRRAAAGARALRAEGIGPANAMEWVTLYAMAVNEENASGQRVVTAPTNGAAGIIPAVLHYFKNFIQGADDDGIVRFLLAAGAIGMLFKENASISGAEVGCQGEVGSACSMAAGGLAEVLGGSPEQVENAAEIGIEHNLGLTCDPVGGLVQIPCIERNGMASVKAVTAARMALRGDGRHHVSLDKAIKTMKETGADMKVKYKETSRGGLAVNVIEC, via the coding sequence GTGGCCATCAGCGTCTTCGACCTCTTCTCCATCGGCATCGGCCCCTCCAGCTCCCACACGGTCGGCCCGATGCGCGCGGCCCGGATGTTCGCCCGCCGACTGCGCTCCGAGGACGTGCTGGACCAGGTCGCCACGGTGAAGGCCGAACTCTTCGGCTCACTCGGCGCCACCGGCCACGGCCACGGCACCCCGAAGGCCGTCCTGCTCGGCCTGGAGGGCAACTCGCCGCGCACGGTGGACGTCGCCAAGGCGGACCTGGACGTGGCGCGGATCAACGAGTCCAAGCGGCTCAGCCTGCTCGGCACCCACCCGATCTCCTTCGACCCGGACCTCCAGCTGGTCCTGCACCGCCGCCGCTCGCTGCCCTACCACGCCAACGGCATGACCCTGGTGGCGCACGACGAGGCCGGCAACGAGCTGCTCGCCAAGACCTACTACTCGGTCGGCGGCGGCTTCGTGGTGGACGAGGACGCGATCGGCGCGGACCGGGTGGTCCCGGACGACACCGTGCTGCGCTACCCCTTCCGCACCGGCGAGGAGCTGCTGCGCCACACCAGGGAGACCGGCCTGTCCATCTCCGGCCTGATGCTGGAGAACGAGAAGGCCTGGCGCACCGAGCAGGAGATCCGCACCGGCCTGCTGGAGATCTGGGGCGTGATGCAGGAGTGCGTGAGCGCGGGCATGTCCCGCGAGGGCATCCTGCCCGGCGGCCTCAAGGTCCGCCGCCGCGCCGCCGCCGGCGCCCGCGCGCTGCGCGCCGAGGGCATAGGCCCGGCCAACGCGATGGAGTGGGTGACCCTCTACGCGATGGCGGTCAACGAGGAGAACGCCAGCGGCCAGCGCGTGGTCACCGCCCCCACCAACGGCGCGGCCGGCATCATCCCGGCCGTCCTGCACTACTTCAAGAACTTCATCCAGGGCGCCGACGACGACGGCATCGTCCGCTTCCTGCTCGCCGCCGGGGCGATCGGCATGCTCTTCAAGGAGAACGCCTCCATCTCCGGCGCCGAGGTCGGCTGCCAGGGCGAGGTCGGCTCCGCCTGCTCGATGGCCGCCGGCGGACTCGCCGAGGTCCTGGGCGGCTCCCCCGAACAGGTCGAGAACGCCGCCGAGATCGGCATCGAGCACAACCTCGGCCTGACCTGCGACCCGGTCGGCGGCCTGGTCCAGATCCCCTGCATCGAGCGCAACGGCATGGCCTCCGTCAAGGCCGTCACCGCCGCCCGGATGGCCCTGCGCGGCGACGGTCGCCACCACGTCTCCCTCGACAAGGCGATCAAGACCATGAAGGAGACCGGGGCCGACATGAAGGTCAAGTACAAGGAGACGAGTCGCGGCGGCCTCGCCGTCAACGTCATCGAGTGCTAG
- a CDS encoding DNA sulfur modification protein DndB, producing MTDEAVGYVTEVDRTLGDPVRVLKLSETRFLATMPWGQLARIVPDPRKAENVQALKYLSGSELEQAETRNIVQRAIRTTKKAENATAYARYLADVLCGKSEERWSTPPFALWTGKALRTVQLQSPFGPDTIAYLPYDLTGVLMDAETQHLAHFLLRQAPAAYGLTGEEINARLVGVEIYHGIDLVAARQIFHDRNLLGVIPNKNVALASDSSNVATGITLSLLKGVRVPAGGGLVPLEDVISVRQRQLKAADPEWMTLSTLRSFVVTMIFGRTGFDKTSGPITDLPDGCTREIAVPEIKQVLTRILTEFASAFAARSSMVIASPAVFAALGAVAHRATSWGRAKAEADALTVDQLMELLADVKWDRDPTYWDGTAGKVTAAGGFSLAGGVKDNGSKTMAALGDPHSARFRQVRYGEAPTG from the coding sequence GTGACCGACGAGGCAGTGGGATACGTGACCGAGGTCGATCGGACGCTGGGTGACCCGGTGCGGGTGCTGAAGCTCAGCGAAACCCGCTTTCTGGCGACCATGCCTTGGGGGCAACTGGCCCGTATTGTGCCGGATCCCCGGAAGGCGGAGAACGTTCAGGCGCTCAAATACCTGTCGGGTAGCGAGCTTGAACAGGCCGAGACTCGCAACATCGTGCAGCGTGCCATCAGGACGACCAAGAAGGCCGAGAACGCTACGGCGTACGCCCGCTATCTCGCCGACGTGTTGTGTGGGAAGAGCGAGGAGCGCTGGTCGACGCCGCCGTTCGCGCTGTGGACCGGCAAAGCTCTGCGTACCGTGCAGTTGCAGAGCCCGTTCGGTCCGGACACCATTGCCTATCTTCCGTACGACCTCACCGGTGTCCTCATGGACGCTGAGACGCAGCACCTCGCCCATTTCCTTCTGCGTCAGGCGCCGGCTGCGTACGGCCTCACCGGGGAGGAGATCAACGCGCGGCTGGTCGGAGTGGAGATCTACCACGGCATCGACTTGGTGGCGGCGCGTCAGATCTTTCACGACCGAAACCTGTTGGGCGTGATCCCGAACAAGAATGTCGCCCTTGCGTCGGATTCGTCGAACGTCGCGACCGGCATCACCTTGTCGCTGCTCAAGGGAGTGAGGGTCCCGGCCGGTGGCGGCCTAGTGCCGCTCGAAGACGTGATTTCGGTCCGCCAACGGCAGTTGAAGGCGGCGGACCCGGAGTGGATGACACTGTCGACGCTGCGGTCCTTCGTGGTCACGATGATCTTCGGTAGGACTGGGTTCGACAAGACCAGCGGACCGATCACCGACCTTCCCGACGGGTGCACGCGGGAGATCGCCGTTCCGGAGATCAAGCAGGTGCTGACACGGATCCTCACCGAGTTCGCATCCGCGTTCGCGGCGCGCAGCTCCATGGTGATCGCGTCCCCGGCGGTGTTCGCTGCGCTCGGCGCGGTCGCCCATCGGGCGACGTCCTGGGGCAGGGCCAAGGCGGAGGCCGATGCGCTGACGGTCGACCAGCTGATGGAGTTGCTCGCCGACGTCAAGTGGGATCGGGACCCGACGTACTGGGACGGAACGGCGGGCAAGGTGACTGCGGCTGGAGGGTTCTCGCTGGCGGGAGGTGTGAAGGACAACGGCTCCAAGACGATGGCCGCGCTGGGGGATCCGCACTCAGCTCGGTTCCGGCAGGTGAGGTATGGCGAGGCTCCGACGGGATAG
- a CDS encoding type II toxin-antitoxin system Phd/YefM family antitoxin, producing the protein MTAQPEITQRDLRSRSREIMDAVEAGQSFTVTRDGHRIGELIPLKRRRRFVPRAEFAAMSRSAPGISLDAFRADQDATAAQETDDPYAR; encoded by the coding sequence ATGACAGCACAACCAGAGATCACCCAGCGGGACCTGCGCAGCAGGTCGAGAGAGATCATGGATGCCGTCGAGGCCGGCCAGTCGTTCACCGTCACCCGTGACGGCCACCGCATCGGCGAGTTGATCCCACTTAAGCGCCGCAGGCGCTTCGTTCCTCGGGCAGAGTTCGCCGCGATGTCACGCAGCGCACCCGGCATCTCCCTGGATGCTTTCCGGGCGGATCAGGACGCAACGGCTGCACAGGAGACGGACGACCCCTATGCCCGTTGA